The proteins below are encoded in one region of Arthrobacter sp. CJ23:
- a CDS encoding ParB/RepB/Spo0J family partition protein, whose product MSEKRRGLGRGLGALIPSSPATGAVGASAVSSRPVDLFFPEARKTPAAPAESVEVESPAVVEPAVAESGNGKTPAKAPAKTVAGKSAAAKAPARAGAVKVPAAKAAAAGSAAGKVDVEAPEAVSVPQVELVEVPGARFAEIAVTDIHPNRKQPRSVFDEDDMAELVHSVKEIGVLQPIVVRTSTEKGGEPYELVMGERRWRAVQAAGLDTIPAIVRDTTDDDLLRDALLENLHRSQLNPLEEAAAYQQLLEDFGTTHEQLADRIGRSRPQVTNTLRLLKLPPLVQRRVAANVLSAGHARALLALPDAAAMERLAQKIVAEGMSVRATEEAVTLYQDPVAPAKNSIPRPNARHERLDYLASSLSDRLDTSVKITLGARKGRVSIEFASVEDLNRIMDVLSPGAEG is encoded by the coding sequence ATGAGCGAAAAGCGACGAGGCCTGGGCAGGGGTCTTGGGGCTCTCATTCCGAGTTCCCCCGCGACCGGAGCAGTTGGCGCCAGCGCAGTGTCCAGCCGCCCAGTGGACCTGTTCTTCCCGGAAGCCCGCAAGACTCCGGCAGCACCTGCTGAATCTGTTGAGGTTGAGTCCCCAGCCGTAGTGGAGCCTGCTGTTGCGGAATCGGGAAACGGCAAGACCCCTGCGAAAGCGCCTGCGAAGACCGTGGCAGGCAAGAGCGCTGCGGCGAAGGCCCCGGCAAGGGCTGGTGCTGTGAAGGTGCCGGCCGCGAAGGCGGCTGCCGCTGGCTCCGCTGCCGGCAAGGTTGACGTAGAGGCGCCGGAAGCTGTTTCGGTACCCCAGGTTGAGCTGGTTGAAGTACCTGGCGCCCGGTTCGCTGAAATCGCGGTCACCGACATCCACCCGAACCGCAAGCAGCCCCGTAGCGTCTTCGATGAAGACGACATGGCTGAGCTTGTGCACTCGGTCAAGGAAATCGGCGTCCTCCAGCCAATTGTGGTGCGTACTTCAACCGAAAAGGGTGGAGAACCATATGAATTGGTCATGGGTGAACGCCGGTGGCGTGCAGTTCAGGCCGCTGGGCTCGACACCATCCCGGCAATTGTCCGTGACACCACGGATGACGACCTCCTGCGCGACGCCCTCCTTGAGAACCTTCACCGCAGCCAGCTGAACCCCTTGGAAGAAGCTGCCGCGTACCAGCAGCTTCTGGAGGACTTCGGCACCACGCACGAGCAGCTGGCCGACAGGATCGGCCGCTCCCGGCCCCAGGTCACCAACACGCTTCGCCTGCTGAAGCTCCCCCCGCTGGTTCAGCGCCGGGTTGCCGCGAACGTGCTGTCCGCGGGGCATGCGCGTGCCCTGCTGGCATTGCCAGACGCTGCGGCCATGGAGCGGCTTGCCCAGAAGATCGTTGCTGAAGGCATGTCCGTCAGGGCCACCGAGGAAGCCGTCACTCTTTACCAGGATCCTGTGGCTCCGGCCAAGAACAGCATCCCGCGCCCCAACGCCCGCCACGAACGCCTGGACTACCTGGCCTCGTCCCTGTCCGACCGTCTGGACACCAGTGTGAAGATCACGCTCGGTGCCCGGAAGGGGCGGGTCAGCATCGAATTCGCCAGCGTTGAGGATCTCAACCGGATCATGGATGTTCTGAGTCCCGGGGCCGAGGGCTAA